In Vicugna pacos chromosome 10, VicPac4, whole genome shotgun sequence, the following proteins share a genomic window:
- the HPX gene encoding hemopexin, whose translation MAWALGALWLLVCWSLANTHPLSLAGAPSHGAEGGNRTKVDPNVIERCSDGWGFDAATLDEHGAMLFLRGESVWKAPNWTRELISERWKDLPSPVDAAFRRSHNSVFLIKGNKVWVYPPEKEKEYPQLLQDKFPGIPSPLDAAVECHHGECQQEGVFFFQGTHTWFWDSTTNTTKERFWPAVGNCSSALRWLSRYYCFRGNQFLRFDPVTGEVQSKYPLDVRDYFMPCPGRGHAHKNATHRGDVRCSPDLVLSALLSDNHGATYAFSGSNYWRLDTSREGWHSWPIDHQWPHGPSTVDAAFSWDDKLYLIQGTQVYIFLTKGGYTLVENYPKRLEKEFGSPSGITLDAVDAAFTCPGSSRLHIVAGERLWWLDLKLGPKAMWTELHWPHKKVDGALCTTKFLGPNSCSAKGLGLYLIHGPNLFCYSDVEKLTAAENPPQPQRVNSLLGCLPSNGS comes from the exons ATGGCTTGGGCACTGGGAGCACTGTGGTTGTTGGTGTGCTGGTCTCTGGCTAACACCCACCCTCTTTCTCT GGCCGGTGCCCCTAGCCATGGAGCTGAAGGTGGGAACAGGACCAAGGTGGACCCAAATGTGATCG AACGCTGCTCGGATGGCTGGGGCTTTGATGCGGCCACCCTGGATGAGCATGGGGCCATGCTGTTTTTAAGAG GGGAGTCAGTGTGGAAGGCTCCCAACTGGACCCGGGAGTTAATCTCGGAAAGGTGGAAGGACTTGCCCAGCCCTGTGGACGCTGCCTTTCGCCGTAGTCACAACAGTGTCTTTCTGATCAAG GGGAACAAAGTCTGGGTATACCCTCctgagaaggagaaagaatatCCACAGTTGCTCCAAGATAAGTTTCCTGGCATCCCATCCCCACTGGATGCAGCTGTGGAATGTCACCATGGAGAATGCCAACAAGAGGGTGTCTTCTTCTTCCAAG GCACACATACGTGGTTCTGGGACTCGACCACGAACACCACAAAGGAGCGTTTCTGGCCAGCCGTCGGGAACTGCTCCTCTGCCCTGCGATGGCTCAGCCGCTACTACTGCTTCCGGGGGAACCAGTTCCTGCGTTTCGACCCCGTCACGGGAGAGGTGCAGTCCAAGTACCCTCTGGATGTCCGGGACTACTTTATGCCCTGCCCTGGCAGAG GCCATGCACACAAGAATGCGACCCACCGTGGGGATGTGCGCTGCAGCCCAGATCTAGTCTTGTCGGCACTGCTGTCTGACAACCATGGTGCCACCTATGCGTTCAGCG GGTCCAACTACTGGCGCCTGGACACCAGCCGGGAGGGGTGGCATAGCTGGCCCATTGACCATCAGTGGCCTCATGGTCCTTCAACAGTGGATGCTGCCTTTTCCTGGGATGATAAACTCTATCTGATCCAG GGCACCCAGGTGTATATTTTCCTGACGAAGGGAGGCTATACCCTAGTAGAGAATTATCCAAAGCGGCTGGAGAAGGAATTTGGGAGCCCTAGTGGGATCACCCTTGATGCTGTGGATGCAGCCTTTACCTGTCCTGGGTCTTCTCGGCTCCACATCGTGGCAG GAGAGCGGCTGTGGTGGCTGGACCTGAAGTTAGGACCTAAAGCCATGTGGACAGAGCTTCATTGGCCCCACAAGAAGGTCGATGGGGCCCTGTGTACGACAAAATTCCTCGGCCCCAACTCGTGCTCTGCCAAGGGTCTGGGCTTGTACCTCATCCATGGCCCTAATTTGTTCTGCTACAGTGATGTCGAGAAACTGACCGCAGCCGAgaaccctccccagccccagagagTAAACAGCCTCCTGGGCTGCCTTCCTTCAAATGGCTCCTGA